In a genomic window of Brettanomyces nanus chromosome 1, complete sequence:
- a CDS encoding uncharacterized protein (BUSCO:EOG09342FPD), protein MGLLSRLIDLSDLALIDSDIQPDSVKVPRQGLVPGYSDGITALALPIVAYWTYSSFFHIMDVYRLAEGHRIHPTEEMLKKNRATQYEVVRDVIIQHIIQTITGFLAFSLDTQEYTGYENSEIWDLRQKVPSIIPTWLLYIGYWYLIPLVRISIGFVIIDTWQFTLHRFMHQHPFMYRHFHSRHHQLYVPYAYGALFNHPLEGLLLDTVGTGVASMAVKLSQRECIFLYTFSTMKTVDDHCGYSFSFDLFQRLFPNNSIYHDIHHQHFGIKYNYSQPFFTFWDRLFGTRFTGTDAYTDKNGKITLEGYHRFLMDRTSKRKEIAKEYHTQFHEISGSEDEEDSPENPINQKKKSQ, encoded by the coding sequence ATGGGTTTACTCTCTCGTCTTATAGACCTGTCAGATCTCGCCCTAATAGATTCGGATATTCAACCGGATTCCGTTAAGGTTCCGAGACAGGGACTTGTTCCCGGTTATTCCGATGGTATTACAGCCTTGGCTTTACCTATCGTAGCATACTGGACGTATTCGTCGTTCTTTCATATTATGGATGTTTATAGGCTTGCAGAAGGTCATAGAATTCATCCTACTGAGGAGATGCTAAAGAAAAATAGAGCTACTCAGTATGAGGTGGTGAGAGATGTCATTATCCAGCATATAATCCAGACCATCACAGGTTTCTTGgcattttctttggataCTCAAGAGTATACCGGCTATGAGAACTCTGAAATTTGGGACTTGAGACAGAAAGTTCCAAGTATCATTCCTACTTGGCTTCTTTATATTGGTTATTGGTACCTAATTCCTTTAGTTCGAATCTCCATTGGCTTTGTTATTATCGATACTTGGCAGTTCACTTTGCACAGATTTATGCATCAGCATCCTTTTATGTACAGGCATTTCCATTCCAGACATCACCAATTATACGTTCCTTATGCTTATGGTGCCTTGTTCAACCATCCTTTGGAAGGCTTGTTGTTGGATACCGTGGGAACTGGTGTCGCGTCAATGGCAGTCAAACTTTCTCAGAGAGAATGCATTTTCTTGTACACATTCTCCACCATGAAGACTGTTGATGACCATTGTGGATACTCGTTCTCGTTTGatcttttccaaagacTCTTTCCTAACAACTCAATCTATCATGACATCCATCACCAGCACTTTGGTATCAAGTACAACTATTCCCAGCCCTTTTTCACTTTCTGGGACCGTTTATTTGGCACTAGATTCACTGGTACCGATGCTTACACCGATAAGAATGGTAAGATTACTCTGGAAGGTTATCATCGATTCCTGATGGACAGAACAagcaagagaaaagagattgcTAAAGAATATCATACCCAATTCCATGAAATTTCTGGTTCCGAAGACGAGGAGGATTCTCCAGAAAACCCTATcaaccagaagaagaagagtcaGTAG
- a CDS encoding uncharacterized protein (EggNog:ENOG41) gives MGLAETFGGLKRRHNNNSQSSEDADQTEHDPMEESEDEDDISDSGSEDEKKKKKNRRPKVNSFTQQKLRAVHPILTPKNVIPALIAMAVVFVPLGAAMFYGAHKVEQLIIDYSQCENLASYDYYSEVPEKYLKYHFSKEMNVTAQWKLNTNSSSIWDDYPDDRAICQLQFQIPNDIGPSIFFFYMLRNFYPNHRRFASSFSEDQILGKRASISDVKNTEGQNCKPLSVDDATGKLIYPCGLIANSLFNDTYSILNAVNDTTDDYMLYREGIAWGYNKGRFKKTKYSPDEVVPPPNWIKMYPNGYNSTNMPNIADWPELQNWMAPAALTPFSKMVGRNDDDKLTKGTYEVSIGLHFPVLPYDGHKYIYLSTRSVIGGRNTFLGICWMVGGCVCILLAVGFAIVHLVHPRKLGDPSLFSWSEENQAEEAARLNAKVKAATEAAAAADADTRPKESSSSSS, from the coding sequence ATGGGTCTTGCAGAAACTTTTGGAGGGTTGAAGAGACGCCACAATAACAATTCACAGTCATCGGAAGATGCTGATCAGACCGAACACGATCCGATGGAAgaatctgaagatgaagacgacATTTCAGATTCAGGCTcggaagatgagaagaagaagaagaagaacagaagacCCAAGGTTAACTCGTTCACACAGCAGAAGCTCAGGGCAGTTCATCCAATTCTCACGCCGAAAAATGTGATTCCTGCGTTAATCGCTATGGCCGTTGTCTTTGTTCCTCTTGGAGCTGCCATGTTCTATGGTGCTCACAAAGTGGAGCAGTTAATCATTGATTACAGTCAATGCGAGAACCTGGCCAGTTATGATTATTACTCCGAAGTACCTGAAAAATACTTGAAATATCATTTctccaaagagatgaatGTTACTGCTCAGTGGAAGTTGAATACCAACAGTTCCTCTATATGGGATGATTATCCTGATGACAGAGCCATCTGCCAGCTTCAGTTCCAGATACCCAATGATATTGGTccttccattttcttcttttatatGCTCAGAAACTTCTATCCTAATCACAGAAGATTTGCATCATCTTTCAGTGAGGACCAAATCTTGGGCAAAAGAGCCAGTATCTCTGATGTTAAAAATACCGAGGGACAGAATTGTAAACCATTGTCTGTTGACGATGCTACGGGAAAGCTTATATATCCGTGTGGATTGATTGCCAACTCCTTGTTTAACGACACCTATTCCATTTTGAACGCTGTGAACGACACTACTGATGACTATATGCTATACAGAGAGGGAATAGCATGGGGATATAACAAGGGCCGGTTCAAGAAGACCAAGTACAGTCCTGATGAGGTTGTTCCTCCTCCTAACTGGATCAAAATGTATCCGAATGGCTACAATTCTACAAACATGCCAAACATTGCTGACTGGCCTGAGTTACAGAACTGGATGGCCCCAGCAGCACTTACTCCTTTCTCAAAAATGGTGGGTCgtaatgatgatgataagtTGACTAAGGGTACCTATGAGGTTTCAATCGGCCTTCActttcctgttcttccttACGACGGCCATAAATACATCTATCTTTCCACCAGATCTGTCATAGGTGGAAGAAATACTTTCTTGGGAATATGCTGGATGGTGGGAGGATGCGTTTGTATTCTATTGGCTGTAGGCTTTGCCATTGTTCATCTTGTGCATCCCAGAAAGTTGGGGGATccctctcttttctcttggAGTGAGGAGAACCAGGCTGAAGAAGCTGCTAGGCTGAACGCCAAAGTGAAGGCGGCtacagaagcagcagcagcagcggaTGCTGATACGAGACCGAAagagtcttcttcttcttcttcataa
- a CDS encoding uncharacterized protein (EggNog:ENOG41): MASKFRNANWLKVNGFAPQIFLFRNIESGQVIYSQTPHVGKYQIKQQFFRPNWENRKPSKRRDLWRPMAVAEFENYQKAIQAYHALVELRYMREVSKRKEAETLRRRNEYQQIWYSGQYRPTWSQEATSDLSTVVDEFKLKTKIYWDSLWRKGQDKCWNTELVQHTEMDQMSPRDKFVVLDEIREKALK, from the coding sequence ATGGCAAGCAAGTTCAGAAATGCCAACTGGTTGAAAGTAAACGGCTTTGCACCTCAAATATTCCTGTTTCGTAACATCGAATCAGGACAAGTGATCTATTCTCAAACTCCTCATGTAGGCAAGTACCAGATAAAACAACAGTTTTTTAGGCCCAATTGGGAGAACAGAAAACCGtccaagagaagagatctttggaGACCTATGGCAGTGGCGGAGTTTGAAAATTACCAAAAGGCCATACAAGCGTACCATGCATTAGTTGAGTTAAGATATATGAGAGAAGTGTccaaaagaaaggaagcaGAGAcattaagaagaagaaatgaataTCAGCAGATATGGTATTCGGGCCAATACAGACCAACGTGGTCGCAGGAAGCTACCAGCGACCTTAGTACGGTGGTGGATGAGTTCAAATTAAAGACTAAGATATACTGGGACAGTTTATGGAGGAAAGGCCAGGATAAGTGCTGGAATACAGAGCTAGTACAACACACAGAGATGGATCAAATGAGCCCTAGAGACAAGTTTGTTGTGCTAGACGAAATTAGAGAGAAGGCGTTGAAATGA